In Maridesulfovibrio sp., a single genomic region encodes these proteins:
- a CDS encoding TetR/AcrR family transcriptional regulator, whose translation MARKQQEKSQQTKEELMSAANELFGRKGFTETTVAEITRHAGYAKGSFYRHWVSKDKLFLEIIEDKLIQYRNARDERLSRAGSLEEVMHIIWDFLENMVQDRNWAKVFLEFTIYASRIPELREDLGLSQYRLSETVFAELVKDFIETDYPPEKLGALNTVLFEGYMVRNALETGFMIQNSGEHGLIELKEIREAAVALAISKGLKKKPE comes from the coding sequence ATGGCCAGAAAACAGCAGGAAAAGTCACAGCAGACCAAAGAAGAACTGATGAGTGCTGCCAATGAACTCTTTGGAAGAAAAGGGTTCACGGAAACTACTGTGGCAGAAATAACAAGACACGCCGGTTATGCCAAAGGCAGTTTCTACAGACACTGGGTCAGTAAGGATAAGCTTTTTCTGGAAATAATCGAAGACAAGCTGATCCAGTACCGAAACGCCAGAGACGAAAGACTCAGCCGAGCCGGTTCCCTTGAAGAAGTGATGCACATTATCTGGGATTTCCTGGAAAACATGGTGCAGGACCGTAACTGGGCAAAAGTTTTTCTGGAGTTCACCATTTATGCTTCACGAATTCCCGAATTGCGCGAAGATCTGGGACTGAGCCAGTACAGGCTGTCCGAAACAGTCTTCGCCGAGTTGGTGAAAGATTTCATTGAAACGGACTATCCCCCGGAAAAACTCGGAGCACTCAATACGGTTCTTTTTGAGGGATATATGGTCAGGAATGCCCTTGAAACAGGATTCATGATTCAGAATTCAGGCGAGCACGGTTTAATAGAACTCAAGGAAATACGCGAGGCAGCCGTGGCCCTGGCCATAAGCAAGGGACTCAAAAAAAAGCCGGAATAA
- a CDS encoding sulfite exporter TauE/SafE family protein produces MRNLYILCSLIFFVLTCVPVQAHPLGEVVQETTVMNEGGRLLILYNTSIGPSITASLVPDFDHDGEVSAKEEARLAKRINEILLPNLSISLDGGTVVPELYYDSVAPANGGYNNGLRSNLVYSIPLKGEGSSKHFLRFSDNNFRAGELKWLKWLVRADPVFNVVRTSPDSRELDFRFFMRSSEASADGGVGGKENSAADLLKPEPREDPSQAALKEYLSKENLGTATVLLALGLAFFLGMGHALSPGHGKAMVAAYLIGRSGRVRDAFILGLIVTVTHVASVLVLGIAALLMSHYFLPGDLYPWLGAFSGALVFLVGYLMLAKRALHHHHHHDHHHHAPDGGAVSWWSMLSLGLAGGMVPCPTALVVLLASVAFGRIVFGLLLISAFSLGLAAVLIIIGILTVKASGLTERFSGSRRWLENLPVASAGLVMLAGLVIIFNALHAGGIIRFYP; encoded by the coding sequence GTGAGGAATTTATATATTCTGTGCAGTCTGATTTTCTTCGTCCTGACCTGTGTTCCGGTGCAGGCGCATCCTCTCGGCGAGGTCGTACAGGAAACTACGGTCATGAACGAGGGCGGACGGCTGCTGATTCTGTATAACACTTCCATCGGTCCTTCCATTACAGCATCTCTGGTTCCGGACTTTGATCATGACGGGGAAGTTTCCGCAAAAGAAGAAGCCCGTCTCGCAAAGAGGATAAATGAAATCCTGCTGCCAAATCTGTCCATATCGCTGGATGGCGGCACTGTGGTGCCGGAACTATATTACGACTCGGTTGCTCCGGCTAATGGCGGCTACAACAACGGCCTGCGGTCCAATCTTGTTTATTCAATCCCCTTGAAAGGTGAAGGTTCTTCAAAACATTTTCTGCGGTTTTCGGATAATAATTTTCGGGCAGGTGAGCTTAAATGGCTCAAGTGGCTGGTGCGGGCCGATCCTGTTTTTAATGTGGTCAGGACTTCACCAGATTCACGGGAGCTTGATTTCCGGTTTTTTATGAGAAGTTCCGAAGCTTCGGCTGATGGGGGCGTTGGTGGAAAGGAAAATTCCGCGGCAGATCTGCTCAAGCCTGAACCGCGTGAGGATCCCAGTCAGGCCGCGCTGAAGGAATATCTTTCAAAGGAAAATCTCGGTACCGCGACAGTTCTTCTGGCTCTGGGACTGGCATTTTTTCTGGGCATGGGCCATGCGCTCAGTCCCGGACACGGAAAGGCCATGGTGGCCGCCTATCTTATCGGACGAAGCGGGCGTGTGCGGGATGCCTTCATTCTGGGGCTGATCGTTACAGTGACCCATGTAGCAAGTGTTCTGGTGCTCGGTATTGCCGCGCTGCTCATGTCTCATTATTTTCTTCCCGGCGATCTGTACCCGTGGCTGGGGGCTTTTTCCGGTGCCCTTGTTTTTCTGGTCGGTTATCTGATGCTGGCTAAAAGAGCGCTTCATCACCATCACCACCACGACCATCACCATCATGCTCCGGATGGAGGAGCCGTTTCATGGTGGTCCATGCTGAGTCTCGGGCTTGCGGGCGGAATGGTTCCGTGTCCCACGGCTCTGGTCGTCCTGCTGGCCTCGGTTGCCTTCGGGCGTATTGTTTTCGGATTGCTGCTCATCTCGGCCTTCAGTCTTGGGCTGGCGGCAGTGCTGATCATTATCGGCATACTGACAGTCAAGGCGTCCGGGTTGACCGAAAGGTTTTCGGGGTCTCGCAGATGGCTGGAAAATCTTCCGGTGGCGAGTGCGGGACTGGTAATGCTCGCCGGTCTGGTCATAATTTTTAATGCCCT